In Arthrobacter sp. QXT-31, one genomic interval encodes:
- a CDS encoding ROK family transcriptional regulator, with protein sequence MPSPSSSTRSRTKNPGSQSALRSLNQQRIIECLLNGPSTQAELARQTGLSTATVSNIVKIMQDSGLASTEPTTSSGRRALNVRLNSNGAVAVGIDFGRRHLRVVLASLSYHIIAEESVLLPLGHQAEQGIQAAVALLDKLLADSGVERSAVVGAGVGIPGPTDHRTSTVAQGAILPEWVGIDILERLEEAFQFPIFIDNDSNLGALSEVTWGPHSGVSNLLFMKIGSGIGAGLILNGNPFYGNVGITGEIGHATIHEHGLICRCGNRGCLETIASTTTMIELLSRGEERPLTPEDIVRKALARDAATLRVVDDAGLAVGRALGNVANLINPEVIVVGGPLAGLGDILLDPIRRGLVRHAVPVVGETTTLTMSSLNDRAEALGAASLVFQHAGIRRT encoded by the coding sequence ATGCCCTCACCATCGAGCTCAACGAGGAGCCGAACCAAAAACCCCGGGTCGCAATCGGCCCTCAGGAGCCTGAACCAGCAGCGCATCATCGAGTGTCTCCTGAACGGCCCCTCGACCCAGGCGGAACTGGCGCGGCAGACGGGACTCTCCACGGCGACGGTGTCCAACATCGTCAAAATCATGCAGGATTCGGGGCTCGCATCCACCGAGCCGACCACCAGTTCCGGACGGCGGGCGCTCAACGTCCGGCTGAACAGCAACGGCGCCGTGGCGGTGGGCATCGACTTTGGCCGGCGGCACCTGAGGGTGGTTCTTGCCTCGCTCAGCTACCACATCATCGCCGAAGAATCCGTCCTCCTGCCCCTCGGCCACCAGGCCGAGCAGGGCATCCAGGCCGCCGTCGCACTGCTGGACAAACTGCTGGCCGACAGCGGGGTGGAGCGCAGCGCAGTGGTGGGTGCCGGCGTCGGAATTCCCGGCCCCACCGACCACCGGACCAGCACTGTCGCCCAAGGGGCAATCCTTCCCGAATGGGTGGGCATCGACATCCTGGAGCGCCTCGAAGAGGCGTTCCAGTTCCCCATATTCATTGACAACGACTCGAATTTGGGTGCCCTGTCCGAGGTCACGTGGGGACCCCACAGCGGCGTCAGCAACCTGCTGTTCATGAAGATCGGTTCGGGCATCGGCGCGGGGCTGATCCTCAACGGCAACCCCTTCTACGGCAACGTCGGCATCACGGGCGAAATCGGGCATGCGACCATCCACGAACACGGCCTGATCTGCCGCTGCGGCAACCGGGGATGCCTGGAAACCATCGCCTCCACCACCACCATGATCGAACTGCTGAGCCGGGGCGAGGAGCGGCCGCTCACGCCCGAGGACATCGTCCGCAAGGCACTCGCGAGGGACGCCGCCACCCTGCGCGTAGTGGACGACGCCGGCCTGGCTGTGGGACGCGCGCTGGGGAACGTGGCGAACCTGATCAATCCCGAGGTGATTGTGGTGGGCGGTCCGCTGGCGGGGCTGGGCGACATCCTCCTGGACCCGATCCGGCGCGGGCTGGTGCGGCACGCCGTGCCGGTCGTCGGGGAAACCACCACCCTGACCATGTCCTCGCTGAACGACCGGGCCGAGGCCCTGGGCGCCGCCTCGCTGGTCTTCCAGCACGCAGGAATCCGGCGCACGTAG
- a CDS encoding ABC transporter permease, with protein MSVLARSVGNAFRNKVRTAAVVTVLAVAIGLALAMLVANQAVGAKVQELNASVGTVLTVNPAGGQGFEGGGEPLTAEQAATAADVPNVTAVVGTKALRLRNATEAAAQAAAGTQAGPGGGQGGGPGGQTTTLTTSLTAAVDAGTLGARNQDSTGTTGTNGTTGTAQPARSLPITATGTGAEVDSTGKALELTSGTGLGDYTKESTKALLGTTLAEKNNLKVGSTFTINSKTFTVAGLFDAGTAFGNNALYVTLPTAQTLAELPGELSTMIVTVDSMENVETAKTALQNALGTDKADVTQGQRNLETAVTSLGSVKNISMVAFIAALGTAGLIILLIMVMLVRERRREIGVLKAIGAPNRTIGLQFVLEALVLVALGSVVGAVIASFASGGIASALVSSSTSTTAAPAGQRGGGFAGAGGVFPGGQFQGGQGGPFGGASQLLTSVTASVSPGILAAGIAAVFGVAIIGALVPALLTARIRPIEVLRGE; from the coding sequence GTGAGCGTCCTCGCCCGAAGTGTAGGCAATGCGTTTAGAAACAAGGTCCGAACAGCCGCCGTTGTGACCGTGCTGGCTGTCGCGATCGGCCTGGCCCTGGCCATGCTGGTGGCCAACCAGGCGGTCGGCGCCAAAGTCCAGGAGCTGAACGCTTCGGTGGGCACCGTGCTGACGGTGAACCCGGCCGGCGGCCAGGGCTTCGAAGGCGGCGGCGAGCCGCTCACCGCCGAGCAGGCAGCAACCGCCGCGGACGTTCCAAACGTGACCGCCGTCGTCGGAACCAAAGCGTTGCGGCTGCGCAATGCAACCGAGGCCGCAGCACAGGCGGCGGCCGGAACGCAGGCCGGCCCGGGCGGCGGGCAGGGCGGCGGCCCCGGTGGCCAGACCACCACGCTGACCACCAGCCTCACGGCCGCCGTCGACGCCGGAACGCTCGGCGCACGCAACCAGGACAGCACCGGAACCACCGGGACAAACGGAACCACCGGCACCGCCCAGCCTGCGCGGTCCCTTCCGATCACTGCCACCGGCACCGGCGCGGAGGTGGACAGCACTGGCAAGGCGCTGGAACTGACCTCGGGCACCGGCCTGGGTGACTACACCAAGGAATCCACCAAGGCGCTGCTGGGCACCACGCTCGCCGAGAAGAACAACCTCAAGGTCGGCTCTACCTTCACGATCAACAGCAAGACCTTCACCGTCGCCGGCCTGTTCGACGCCGGCACCGCGTTCGGCAACAACGCCCTCTACGTCACGCTCCCCACGGCCCAAACGCTGGCCGAGCTGCCCGGCGAACTGTCCACGATGATCGTCACCGTGGACAGCATGGAGAACGTTGAGACCGCCAAGACAGCACTCCAGAACGCACTCGGCACCGACAAGGCCGACGTCACCCAGGGCCAGCGCAACCTCGAAACCGCCGTCACCTCCCTGGGCAGCGTCAAGAACATCTCCATGGTGGCCTTCATCGCCGCACTGGGCACCGCGGGGCTGATCATCCTGCTGATCATGGTCATGCTGGTCCGCGAGCGCCGCCGCGAAATCGGCGTCCTCAAAGCCATCGGCGCACCGAACCGGACCATCGGGCTGCAGTTCGTGCTCGAGGCTCTGGTCCTGGTGGCCCTCGGCAGCGTGGTGGGAGCCGTCATCGCCTCCTTCGCCAGCGGCGGCATCGCCTCCGCCCTGGTCAGCTCCAGCACCAGTACGACGGCGGCCCCCGCCGGCCAGCGCGGCGGCGGGTTCGCGGGGGCTGGCGGAGTATTCCCGGGCGGACAGTTCCAGGGCGGACAGGGCGGCCCGTTCGGCGGCGCGTCCCAGCTGCTGACCTCCGTCACGGCCAGCGTGTCTCCCGGCATCCTTGCCGCCGGCATCGCCGCAGTGTTCGGCGTCGCCATCATCGGCGCGCTGGTTCCGGCCCTGCTCACCGCCCGCATCCGCCCCATCGAAGTCCTCCGAGGAGAATAG
- a CDS encoding nitrilase-related carbon-nitrogen hydrolase: MKLALMQANSSVLDIERNCAAIDRAARTAAEAGAGALLTPELFPVGYAPLRVRAELDPGTLPGLRRTLAGIAAKHRTALVYSLPAVAPGGEWQITATVLDHAGNELLSYAKVHLFGPEERKAFSPAEAAPAVVDLGGLKASLAICYDVEFPETVRAAAAAGADLLLVPTALAHGFDSVPQVLLRARALESQLTVAYANHSGQEDGCTFLGGSVIAGPDGELLASAGRGEELVYAEVSAEAARRARDAVPYLRERRPDVYRAWEKPGAAKPSQD, encoded by the coding sequence GTGAAGCTGGCGCTGATGCAGGCGAACTCCAGTGTTTTGGACATCGAGCGGAACTGCGCCGCCATTGACCGGGCGGCGCGGACGGCCGCGGAAGCTGGCGCCGGGGCGTTGCTGACCCCCGAGCTTTTCCCGGTGGGCTACGCCCCGCTGCGTGTCCGGGCCGAGCTGGACCCCGGGACCCTGCCCGGCCTCCGGCGGACTCTGGCAGGCATCGCCGCCAAGCACCGGACTGCCCTCGTCTACAGCCTGCCCGCTGTTGCGCCCGGTGGCGAGTGGCAGATCACCGCGACAGTCCTGGACCACGCCGGTAACGAATTGCTCAGCTACGCCAAGGTCCACCTTTTTGGCCCGGAGGAGCGCAAAGCGTTCAGCCCCGCGGAAGCAGCCCCCGCCGTCGTCGATCTGGGTGGCCTCAAAGCCTCGCTGGCCATCTGCTACGACGTGGAGTTTCCGGAGACAGTGCGCGCGGCCGCCGCGGCGGGCGCCGACCTGCTCCTTGTCCCCACCGCACTGGCCCACGGCTTCGATTCGGTTCCGCAGGTGCTGCTGCGGGCCCGGGCGCTGGAGAGCCAGCTGACAGTGGCCTACGCCAACCACTCCGGACAGGAGGACGGCTGCACCTTCCTGGGCGGGAGCGTCATTGCCGGACCGGACGGCGAACTGCTGGCCTCTGCTGGTCGCGGCGAGGAGCTTGTGTATGCCGAGGTCAGCGCCGAAGCGGCCCGCCGGGCGCGGGACGCCGTGCCCTACCTGCGCGAACGGCGGCCCGACGTCTACCGGGCCTGGGAAAAGCCCGGCGCCGCAAAGCCTTCGCAGGACTAA
- the mmsB gene encoding multiple monosaccharide ABC transporter permease: protein MNALKKLFGGNTRQFGMIFALVALIIFFQIATDGRTLTPGNVINLFNGNSYILILAIGMVLVIIAGHIDLSVGSVAAFVGVTVALAIRDWGIPWYAGILLGLALGALIGAWQGFWTAYVGIPAFIVTLAGMLLFRGFNQFVGKSNTIPVPSDFQYIGSGYLPEVGPNTGFNNLTLLLGLLAVAFVVFSELRNRRTAKALGAEVPEGWVVATKLILVCGAILYATYLFATGRPGTSFPIPGLILAVMVLVYGFIASKTVVGRHIYAVGGNRHAAELSGVQSKKVNFMVMMNMAILAGLAGMIFVGRSTASGPFDGVGWELDAIAAVFIGGAAVTGGVGTVIGSIVGGLVMAVLNNGLQLLGVGADLTQIIKGLVLLIAVAFDVYNKSQGKRSIIGMLTQNFNRPSGGTPLQPDEVTSTKETISREA, encoded by the coding sequence ATGAACGCGCTCAAGAAGCTCTTTGGCGGCAACACCCGTCAATTCGGCATGATCTTCGCCCTGGTGGCGCTGATCATTTTCTTCCAAATCGCCACCGACGGCCGCACGCTGACGCCGGGCAACGTGATCAACCTCTTCAACGGCAACTCCTACATCCTGATCCTGGCCATCGGCATGGTGCTGGTGATCATTGCCGGCCACATCGACCTGTCAGTCGGTTCCGTCGCGGCCTTCGTCGGCGTCACGGTGGCCCTGGCCATCCGGGACTGGGGAATCCCCTGGTACGCGGGCATCCTGCTGGGCCTCGCGCTTGGTGCGCTGATCGGAGCCTGGCAAGGGTTCTGGACGGCCTACGTGGGCATCCCCGCGTTCATCGTCACGCTGGCCGGCATGCTGCTGTTCCGCGGTTTCAACCAGTTCGTCGGCAAGTCCAACACCATCCCCGTCCCCTCGGACTTCCAGTACATCGGCTCCGGCTACCTTCCGGAGGTCGGCCCGAACACCGGCTTCAACAACCTGACGCTGCTGCTGGGCCTGCTCGCCGTCGCGTTCGTGGTCTTCAGCGAACTGCGCAACCGCCGCACAGCGAAGGCCCTCGGCGCGGAGGTCCCCGAGGGCTGGGTGGTGGCCACCAAGCTGATCCTGGTCTGCGGCGCCATCCTCTACGCCACCTACCTGTTCGCCACCGGCCGCCCCGGCACGTCCTTCCCCATCCCCGGCCTCATCCTGGCCGTCATGGTCCTGGTCTACGGCTTCATCGCCTCCAAGACGGTCGTCGGCCGCCACATCTACGCCGTGGGCGGCAACCGCCACGCGGCCGAACTCTCCGGCGTCCAGTCCAAGAAGGTCAACTTCATGGTCATGATGAACATGGCCATCCTGGCCGGCCTCGCCGGCATGATCTTCGTCGGCCGCTCCACAGCCTCCGGACCGTTCGACGGCGTGGGCTGGGAACTTGACGCCATCGCGGCCGTGTTCATAGGCGGCGCCGCGGTCACCGGCGGCGTGGGCACCGTGATCGGCTCGATCGTCGGCGGCCTGGTCATGGCTGTCCTGAATAACGGCCTGCAGCTGCTCGGCGTCGGCGCCGACCTGACCCAGATCATCAAGGGCCTGGTGCTGCTGATCGCCGTCGCGTTCGACGTCTACAACAAGAGCCAGGGCAAGCGCTCCATCATCGGCATGCTGACCCAGAACTTCAACCGCCCCAGCGGAGGCACCCCGCTCCAGCCCGACGAAGTGACCTCCACCAAGGAAACCATCTCCCGGGAAGCCTGA
- the mmsA gene encoding multiple monosaccharide ABC transporter ATP-binding protein, giving the protein MTSLNTQSEPVLLEMRSITKEFPGVKALSDVNLRVKAGEIHAICGENGAGKSTLMKVLSGVYPYGSYSGDIVYQNEVQQFKDIRASEHAGIVIIHQELALIPELSITENIFLGNEPVKRGVIDWAEARTRSRELLARVGLREDPDTPIKEIGVGKQQLVEIAKALNKSVKLLILDEPTAALNESDSQHLLDLILGLKGRGITSIIISHKLNEIEQIADSITIIRDGKSIETLNVKADGVDEDRIIKGMVGRTLESRFPDHEPKIGEVLFEVKDWTVGHPQVQDRLVCKGSNFFVRRGEIVGFAGLMGAGRTELARSVFGRSYGRFISGRIYKDGKELHLKNVRQAIDAGLGYVTEDRKSLGLNLLDDIKTTTVSAALKKISKRLVVDANKEFTIAEQYRKSLRTKTPSVEEGVAKLSGGNQQKVVLAKWMFTDPDLLILDEPTRGIDVGAKYEIYGIIQQLANQGKGVIVISSELPELLGLSDRIYTIFEGAITGVLNKEEASQESLMKLMTSNRKAA; this is encoded by the coding sequence ATGACGTCCCTCAACACGCAGAGCGAACCGGTTCTCCTGGAGATGCGCTCCATCACCAAGGAATTCCCCGGTGTTAAAGCCTTGTCCGATGTGAACCTTCGGGTGAAGGCCGGCGAAATCCACGCGATCTGCGGGGAGAACGGCGCCGGCAAGTCCACCCTCATGAAGGTGCTCTCCGGCGTGTACCCCTACGGCAGCTACAGCGGCGACATCGTGTACCAGAACGAGGTGCAGCAGTTCAAGGACATCCGGGCCAGCGAACATGCCGGCATCGTGATCATCCACCAGGAGCTGGCCCTCATCCCGGAACTCTCCATCACGGAGAACATCTTCCTGGGCAACGAACCGGTCAAGCGGGGCGTGATCGACTGGGCCGAGGCCCGCACCCGGTCCCGTGAGCTGTTGGCCCGGGTGGGCCTGCGCGAGGACCCGGACACCCCGATCAAGGAGATCGGCGTCGGCAAGCAGCAGCTGGTGGAAATCGCCAAGGCGCTGAACAAGTCCGTGAAGCTCCTCATCCTCGACGAGCCCACGGCGGCACTGAACGAATCCGACTCCCAGCACCTGCTGGACCTGATCCTGGGCCTGAAAGGCCGCGGCATCACCTCGATCATCATTTCCCACAAGCTCAACGAGATCGAGCAGATCGCGGACTCCATCACCATCATCCGCGACGGCAAGTCCATCGAGACGCTCAACGTCAAGGCCGACGGCGTGGACGAGGACCGCATCATCAAGGGCATGGTGGGGCGCACCCTGGAATCCCGGTTCCCGGACCACGAGCCCAAGATCGGGGAGGTCCTGTTCGAGGTCAAGGACTGGACGGTGGGCCACCCGCAGGTCCAGGACCGCCTGGTCTGCAAGGGCTCCAACTTCTTCGTCCGCCGCGGCGAGATCGTTGGCTTCGCCGGGCTGATGGGCGCCGGCCGGACCGAGCTCGCACGGTCCGTCTTCGGCCGCTCCTACGGCCGCTTCATCAGCGGCCGGATCTACAAGGACGGCAAGGAACTCCACCTCAAGAACGTCAGGCAGGCCATCGACGCCGGCCTGGGCTACGTCACCGAGGACCGCAAGTCGCTCGGGCTGAACCTGCTGGATGACATCAAGACCACCACGGTCTCCGCGGCGCTGAAGAAGATCAGCAAGCGCCTGGTGGTGGACGCCAACAAGGAATTCACCATCGCGGAGCAGTACCGCAAATCCCTGCGGACCAAGACGCCGTCCGTGGAGGAGGGCGTGGCCAAGCTGTCCGGCGGCAACCAGCAGAAGGTGGTCCTGGCCAAGTGGATGTTCACCGACCCCGACCTGCTGATCCTGGACGAACCCACCCGCGGCATCGACGTCGGCGCAAAGTACGAGATCTACGGGATCATCCAGCAGCTGGCCAACCAGGGCAAGGGCGTCATCGTGATCTCCTCCGAACTCCCCGAACTGCTCGGTCTCTCCGACCGCATCTACACGATCTTCGAAGGCGCCATCACAGGTGTCCTGAACAAGGAGGAGGCCAGCCAGGAAAGCCTCATGAAACTCATGACCTCCAACCGCAAAGCCGCCTGA
- a CDS encoding ABC transporter ATP-binding protein gives MIEVKDLVRTFKSGDRTIKPVNGVSFELEQGTLASIVGKSGSGKSTLLSLLGALDKPTSGDVVVNGVSLAGMPDGKLTEYRRRDIGFVFQQFNLVPNLSALDNVMLPMEFAGMRKSARAERARALLEQVQLDPDKHGRRINRLSGGEQQRVAIARALANKPKLILADEPTGNLDEQTGDHIIELLSSLSRDHNTTILVVTHDRTLANKTDRRFRLQQGKLTEETVRGRTAEPAAV, from the coding sequence ATGATTGAAGTCAAGGATCTTGTCCGCACGTTCAAGTCCGGCGACCGGACCATCAAGCCGGTCAACGGCGTCAGCTTCGAACTGGAGCAGGGCACACTGGCGTCCATCGTGGGCAAGAGCGGCAGCGGCAAGAGCACACTCCTGTCCCTCCTGGGTGCCCTCGACAAGCCCACCAGCGGAGACGTCGTCGTCAATGGCGTCAGCCTGGCGGGCATGCCCGACGGCAAGCTGACCGAATACCGGCGCCGGGACATCGGATTCGTGTTCCAGCAATTCAACCTGGTCCCCAACCTCTCCGCACTGGACAACGTCATGCTGCCCATGGAGTTCGCCGGCATGCGGAAGTCCGCCAGGGCTGAACGGGCGCGGGCGCTGCTGGAGCAGGTGCAGCTCGACCCCGACAAACACGGCCGCCGCATCAACCGTCTCTCCGGCGGCGAGCAGCAGCGCGTGGCGATTGCCCGGGCCCTCGCCAACAAGCCGAAGCTGATCCTCGCCGACGAGCCCACGGGCAACCTGGATGAGCAGACCGGCGACCACATCATCGAACTGCTCAGTTCCCTCAGCCGGGACCACAACACCACCATCCTCGTGGTCACCCACGACCGCACGCTCGCCAACAAGACGGACCGCAGGTTCCGGCTGCAGCAGGGCAAGCTCACGGAGGAAACCGTCCGCGGCCGCACTGCAGAACCGGCAGCCGTCTAG
- a CDS encoding substrate-binding domain-containing protein, whose translation MRMIGKAGKAAAIAAIAALALTACGRSESGTTGGGTGGGEAFPKDSSIGVALPQKTSENWVLAEKLFNDGLSEAGFKPDVQFANGGVSEQQNQISAMITKGAKVIIVGAIDGAQLGTQLKQAKDAGATIIAYDRLLLNTENVDYYVAYDNFKVGELQGKALLDGMKAKKPEGPYNIELFAGSPDDANAKVFFDGAMSVLQPKIDDGTLKVLSGQKSFEQAVTQGWKAENAQRRADTLLTGSYTSASLDGVLSPNDTLARAVLTAVKAAGKPLPVVTGQDSEVESVKSIMAGEQYSTINKDTRKLVEHSIVMVKDIQAGKTPEINDDKSYNNKVKTVPAYLLEPVIVTKENVKTAYVDDPVLGPITK comes from the coding sequence ATGCGAATGATTGGTAAGGCAGGAAAGGCGGCAGCAATCGCTGCCATTGCGGCACTGGCGCTGACAGCCTGCGGCCGTTCCGAGTCAGGAACCACGGGCGGCGGCACCGGCGGCGGGGAGGCGTTCCCCAAGGACTCCTCAATCGGCGTCGCACTTCCCCAGAAGACCAGCGAGAACTGGGTCCTGGCGGAGAAGCTGTTCAACGACGGCCTCAGCGAGGCCGGCTTCAAGCCGGACGTGCAGTTCGCCAACGGCGGCGTCTCGGAGCAGCAGAACCAGATCAGCGCCATGATCACCAAGGGCGCCAAGGTCATCATCGTCGGCGCGATCGACGGCGCCCAGCTGGGCACCCAGCTGAAGCAGGCCAAGGACGCCGGCGCCACCATCATCGCCTACGACCGCCTGCTGCTGAACACCGAGAACGTGGACTACTACGTGGCCTACGACAACTTCAAGGTGGGCGAGCTGCAGGGCAAGGCGCTGCTGGATGGCATGAAGGCCAAGAAGCCGGAGGGCCCGTACAACATCGAGCTCTTCGCGGGCTCCCCTGACGATGCCAACGCCAAGGTCTTCTTCGACGGTGCCATGAGCGTCCTGCAGCCGAAGATCGACGACGGCACGCTGAAGGTGCTCTCCGGCCAGAAGTCCTTCGAACAGGCTGTCACCCAGGGCTGGAAGGCCGAAAACGCCCAGCGCCGTGCAGACACGCTCCTGACCGGCAGCTACACCTCCGCGTCGCTGGACGGCGTGCTGTCCCCGAACGACACCCTGGCCCGTGCGGTACTGACCGCCGTCAAGGCGGCCGGCAAGCCGCTTCCGGTGGTCACTGGACAGGACTCCGAGGTTGAATCGGTCAAGTCCATCATGGCCGGCGAGCAGTACTCCACCATCAACAAGGACACCCGCAAGCTCGTTGAGCACTCGATCGTCATGGTCAAGGACATCCAGGCCGGCAAGACGCCTGAGATCAACGACGACAAGTCCTACAACAACAAGGTCAAGACCGTTCCGGCCTACCTGCTGGAGCCGGTCATCGTGACCAAGGAAAACGTCAAGACGGCCTACGTGGACGATCCGGTTCTCGGCCCGATCACCAAGTAA
- a CDS encoding Gfo/Idh/MocA family protein, whose product MTSPIAKPWLFTQPNQDPLAATGRRLRWGVIATGRIASLVSQDLALLEDAELYAVSSRAQHTADAFAGEFGFAVAYGDDGGQPGYERLLADDAVDVVYVATPHAQHHRVVLAALRAGKHVLCEKAFTINAREAAELIKVAREKKLFLMEAVWSRFLPSMQRAFEIAHSGELGTVQWVTADLGFPAPYSPTARLWAVQDGGGALLDITVYPLLWALGTLGFPQTVSAMGTLNDDGVDAQNALTLGYHHGAQAQLTSSLLAHGPRSATVAGSLGYLQTLGSINNPKKLVVGIGQETPRTEHFEVMGRGYTYELREVTRCLQQGLTESPVMPLEDSLNTMRLFDGVRAQLGVAYPNDAH is encoded by the coding sequence ATGACGTCACCGATCGCCAAGCCATGGCTCTTCACCCAGCCCAACCAGGATCCCCTTGCCGCCACCGGCCGCAGGCTGCGGTGGGGTGTCATCGCCACGGGTCGGATCGCATCCCTGGTGTCGCAGGACCTGGCCCTTCTGGAAGATGCGGAACTTTACGCCGTCAGCTCCCGCGCGCAGCACACCGCGGACGCGTTTGCAGGCGAGTTCGGCTTTGCCGTGGCGTACGGGGACGACGGCGGACAGCCCGGTTATGAAAGGCTCCTCGCCGATGACGCGGTGGACGTCGTCTACGTGGCAACGCCGCACGCCCAGCACCACCGGGTTGTCCTGGCTGCGCTCCGCGCAGGTAAGCATGTTCTTTGCGAAAAGGCGTTCACCATCAATGCCCGCGAAGCTGCCGAGCTGATCAAGGTGGCACGTGAAAAGAAGCTGTTCCTCATGGAAGCCGTGTGGAGCCGGTTCCTGCCCAGCATGCAGAGGGCGTTTGAGATCGCGCATTCCGGCGAACTTGGAACCGTCCAGTGGGTCACGGCCGACCTTGGCTTTCCGGCGCCTTACTCCCCCACGGCAAGGCTCTGGGCTGTGCAGGACGGCGGCGGTGCACTCCTCGACATCACCGTTTACCCGCTGCTGTGGGCCCTTGGCACCTTGGGTTTCCCGCAGACGGTCAGTGCCATGGGCACTTTGAACGACGACGGCGTGGACGCCCAGAACGCGCTCACGCTGGGTTACCATCACGGCGCGCAGGCACAGCTCACTTCGTCCCTGCTCGCGCACGGCCCCCGCAGCGCGACTGTTGCCGGCAGCCTGGGGTACCTGCAGACTCTCGGCTCGATCAACAACCCCAAGAAGCTGGTGGTGGGGATCGGGCAGGAGACGCCGCGGACGGAACACTTCGAGGTGATGGGCCGGGGCTATACGTACGAGCTTCGTGAGGTGACGCGCTGCCTCCAGCAGGGCCTCACCGAGAGCCCGGTCATGCCCCTCGAGGACTCGCTAAATACGATGCGGCTGTTCGATGGAGTCCGCGCGCAGCTCGGTGTCGCGTATCCCAATGATGCACACTGA